A segment of the Flavobacteriales bacterium genome:
AGCTCCCCTCAAACTTCTAACGCCCGCAACAGATAGAGACCGAACTGTCTCACGACGTTCTGAACCCAGTTCACGTGCCACTTTAATCGGCGAACAGCCGAACCCTTGGGACCTTCTCCAGCCCCAGGATGTGACGAACCGACATCGAGGTGCCAAACCATTCCGTCGATATGAGCTCTTGGGAATGATCAGCCTGTTATCCCCGGCGTACCTTTTATCCTATGAGCGATGGCCCTTCCATATGGAACCACCGGATCACTTTGCCCTGCTTTCGCATCTGCTCGACTTGTCTGTCTCACAGTTAAGCTCCCTTTTGCCAATGCACTCAACGCACGGTTACCAAGCGTGCTGAGGGAACCTTTGGAAGCCTCCGATACTCTTTTGGAGGCGACCACCCCAGTCAAACTACCCACCACACACTGTTTCCCTGTTTCGCAGGGATTAGACATCAGATGAACGAAGGGTGGTATTTCAACGTTGACTCCATCACGCCTAGCGACGCAACTTCAAAGTCTCCCACCTATCCTACACATCGGGCAGCCGATGTCAATGTGAAGCTATAGTAAAGGTGCACGGGGTCTTTTCGTCCCGTTGCGGGTAAGCGGCATCTTCACCGCTACTACAATTTCACCGAGCTCGTGGCCGAGACAGTGCTCAGATCGTTACACCATTCGTGCAGGTCGGAACTTACCCGACAAGGAATTTCGCTACCTTAGGACCGTTATAGTTACGGCCGCCGTTTACTGGGGCTTCGATTCAAAGCTTCACCTTGCGGCTGACCTCTCCTCTTAACCTTCCAGCACCGGGCAGGTGTCAGGCCCTATACGTCATCTTTCGATTTTGCAGAGCCATGTGTTTTTGTTAAACAGTCGCCTGAGCCATTTCATTGAAACCCCTCACGGGGTACCGCTTATCCCGAAGTTACGCGGTCAATTTGCCTAGTTCCTTAGCCACGGATCACTCGAGCGCCTCAGGATATTCTCCTTGACTACCTGTGTCGGTTTGCGGTACGGGCGGCTTGCATCTGGAGCTTAGGGGGTTTTCTTGGAAGTCGGATTAGGATCTCTATCCGCTTGCCCGAAGGCTCGCGGTACTGTTGGGTTTCAGCAAGAACGGCGGATTTGCCTGCCATCCCTGTACCTACGCCTTTCAACGCACTATTCCGTCAGTGCGCGGATCTTTCACTCCTTCGTCACCCCATCGCAATGCAAGTCGGTTCCGGAATATTGACCGGATGTCCATCAGCTTCGCCGTTCGGCTACACCTTAGGTCCCGACTAACCCTGATCCGATTAACGTTGATCAGGAAACCTTAGTCTATCGGCGGGCAGGTTTTTCACCTGCCTTATCGTTACTTATGCCTACATTTTCTTTTCCGGACGCTCCAGCATGCCTTACGACACACCTTCAACGCAGACCGGAATGCTCTCCTACCGCCCCAATGGGGCCCACAGCTTCGGCAGCATGCTTGATGCCCGATCATTATCCACGCCGGACCGCTCGACTAGTGAGCTGTTACGCACTCTTTAAATGAATGGCTGCTTCCAAGCCAACATCCTAGCTGTCAGTGCAGTCCGACCTCGTTAGATCAACTTAGCATGCATTTGGGGGCCTTAGCCGATGGTCTGGGTTATTTCCCTTTCGCGCGCTGACCTTAGCACCCGCGCGCTCACTCCCGGATACTGAAGTTATGGCATTCGGAGTTTGTCCGGGTTTGGTAGGCGGTGAAGCCCCCTAGCCCGATCAGTAGCTCTACCTCCATAACTGTACATCCGAGGCTGCACCTAAATGCATTTCGGAGAGTACGAGCTATCTCCCAGTTTGATAAGCCTTTCACCCCTAACCACAGCTCATCCGAAGACTTTTCAACGTCTACCAGTTCGGACCTCCATTCCGTGTTACCGGAACTTCATCCTGGCCATGGTTAGATCACTCAGGTTTCGCGTCTGCCGCCACTGACTAAGCGCCCTGTTAAGACTTGCTTTCGCTTCGGCTGCGGGGCTGAACCCCTTAACCTTGCCAGTGACGAGCAACTCGTAGGCTCATTATGCAAAAGGCACGCCGTCATCCCCGAAGGGACTCCGACCGCTTGTAGGCGTACGGTTTCAGGGACTATTTCACTCCGCTGTTCGCGGTGCTTTTCACCTTTCCTTCGCAGTACTGGTTCGCTATCGGTCTCTCAGTAGTATTTAGCCTTGCCAGATGGTTCTGGCGGATTCAGACAGGATCTCACGTGTCCCGCCTTACTCAGGATACCACTAGGTACAGCATGCATTTCGTGTACGGGACTATCACCCTCTATGGTCCCACTTTCCAAAGGGTTCCACTACACATGCTGAGTCCACATCGTGGTCCTACAACCCCGGCCGCGCCGAAACGCTTCCGGTTTGGGCTGTCCCCTTTTCGCTCGCCACTACTGGGGGGATCACTACTTGTTTTCTTTTCCTCCAGGTACTTAGATGTTTCAGTTCCCTGGGTTGGCACCCTTCGCAGGGTATCCCGGCTTCACCGGGATGGGTTGCCCCATTCGGAAATCCACGGATCACAGGGTATTATGCCCCTCCCCGTGGCTTATCGCAGCCTATCGCGTCCTTCATCGCCTCTGAGAGCCAAGGCATCCGCCGTACGCCCTTAGTAACTTCTCGATCGTACTAGATCAAATTGCTCGGTGGACCGATTTCTCGGTCTGTTTTGGTCTGTCCAACAACATGTCAAAGAACGGTGCCCTTGGGAGGGCCGCCCCGGTGGAAGCCGGAGCCTGGTGGAGAATATCGGAGTCGAACCGATGACCTCCTGCTTGCAAAGCAGGCGCTCTAGCCAGCTGAGCTAATTCCCCGTTCCCTGTCCCATGGTAGTCCTGCGCAGATTTGAACTGCGGACCTCTACATTATCAGTGTAGCGCTCTAACCAACTGAGCTACAGGACTAGAGAGAAGGTAACGGTGTACCGTTCAAAAAAATCGTCTATCTGAGAGACAGCAGGCATCGAAGAACATGCTTGCGCACGCTCAGCAGAGACCTGTCACTTACTCTAAAAAGGAGATGTTCCAGCCGCACCTTCCGGTACGGCTACCTTGTTACGACTTAGCCCCAGTCACCGGTTTTGCCCTAGGCAGCTCCTTGCGGTCACCGACTTCAGGCACCCCCGGCTTCCATGGCTTGACGGGCGGTGTGTACAAGGCCCGGGAACGTATTCACCGCATCATGGCTGATATGCGATTACTAGCGATTCCAGCTTCACGGAGTCGGGTTGCAGACTCCGATCCGAACTGAGACGAGTTTTGAGGATCCGCATCCGGTCGCCCGGTAGCTTCCCTCTGTACTCGCCATTGTAGCACGTGTGTAGCCCAGGACGTAAGGGCCGTGATGACTTGACGTCGTCCCCACCTTCCTCACCGCTTACGCGGGCAGTTTCTCTAGAGTCCCCGGCATTATCCGCTGGCAACTAAAGATAGGGGTTGCGCTCGTTATGGGACTTAACCCGACACCTCACGGCACGAGCTGACGACAGCCATGCAGCACCTCGCACGCCGTCCGAAGAAGAGGATGTTTCCACCCCTGTCGTCGTGCGTTCGAGCCCTGGTAAGGTTCCTCGCGTATCATCGAATTAAACCACATGCTCCACCGCTTGTGCGGGCCCCCGTCAATTCCTTTGAGTTTCAATCTTGCGATCGTACTCCCCAGGTGGATCACTTAACGCTTTCGCTAGGAGACTGACCGTGTATCGCCAATCTCGAGTGATCATCGTTTACGGCGTGGACTACCAGGGTATCTAATCCTGTTCGATCCCCACGCTTTCGTGCCTCAGCGTCAGTATCGCCTTAGTGAGCTGCCTTCGCAATTGGTGTTCTGTGCCATATCTAAGCATTTCACCGCTACACGGCACATTCCGCCCACTTCAAGCGCACTCAAGAACGCCAGTATCAATGGCAAGTCTACAGTTGAGCTGCAGGATTTCACCACTGACTTAGCGCTCCGCCTACGCACCCTTTAAACCCAATGAATCCGGATAACGCTTGCACCCTTCGTATTACCGCGGCTGCTGGCACGAAGTTAGCCGGTGCTTATTCCTCCGGTACCGTCAACCCAGGACACGTAGAGGGGTTTCTTCCCGGATAAAAGCAGTTTACAACGCGTAGCGCCTTCTTCCTGCACGCGGCATGGCTGCGTCAGAGTTGCCTCCATTGCGCAATATTCCTCACTGCTGCCTCCCGTAGGAGTCTGGTCCGTGTCTCAGTACCAGTGTGGGGGATAACCCTCTCAGGCCCCCTACCGATCGTAGCCTTGGTGAGCCGTTACCTCACCAACTAGCTAATCGGGCGCATGGTCATCCTTTACCGCCGGAGCTTTCAAAGCAAGGTGATGCCACCTCGCTTGTTATGGGGCATTAATCCGGATTTCTCCGGGCTATTCCCCAGTAAAGGGCAGATTCCATACGTGTTACGCACCCGTGCGCCGGTCGCCGGCGATGTATTGCTACACCCCGCTGCCCCTCGACTTGCATGTGTTAAGCCTGCCGCTAGCGTTCATCCTGAGCCAGGATCAAACTCTCCATTGTAAATGTGTGTTTGATCTGGTTCGTTGACGAGGTCTCTCATGTGGTCCGCTTTGCAGCGGACACAAGGACACCTGCTGTTCTCAGAATAGACAATCTGTCAAAGAACTCTATGGTCCTGGGCCTCAGCCCATTGCCAGTCAATCCAATCCGCCGATTCCTCGGCTCCTTCGCGACGTTCCGCGAGAGGGGCTGCAAATGTAAACGGAGCCGTTCAACCTGCAAGCGATGTGGAAAATTTCTTTCCTCGCCTCACCTCAATCCATCTGCTCGAAAAGAACGCCCCCCGAAAGCGGCCGCAAATGTAGGGGGATACTTCTCACGTGCAACATCCATGTGAAAATATTCTTGCGAGGACCTCAAGGGGTGCTCACGGCCACGGGCAGCACCTTGCCGTTGTACAGCTTGTGGCCCTGCAAGGTGAATTCGGCTACGTACCTGCCCATTTCCGCGGCCGACGTGCTTGCGCGATGGTCCGGGAACGCGGCCCGGAGCATGGCGGTGTCCACGGAACCAAGCGCCAAGCAGTTGCTGCGTATGCCGAGTGGCGCGAATTCAACGGCGGCGCATTGCGCGAAGCAGGCCAAGGCAGCCTTGCTGGAGCTGTAGGCGGCCAGTCCCGGGAATTTCACGCTGTCCTGAAAGCCTCCCATGCTTCCGATGCAGACCACATGAGCCGGGGGATCGCCAGCGAGGTTTCCTTTCAGCGCTTGGGTAAGCAGCAGGGGCAGCGACACATTCAGCGCCAGCAGGTCCATGAGGGAGCCACGGTCGTATCCCCCTTTCCCGGCTTGGATCAGCGTAGCCGCGTTGTGCACAAGACCGATGAGTCGCTTGTCACCCATACTGGCCGCAATCCGTTCGGCCGCATCCTCGGAGAGCAGGTCCAGTTCAAGTACATGAAGGCGCCCTGGATGGGCTTGGAGCTCCTGTTCCAATCGGCGCTTGCCGTGGCGTGCAACGGCTACAACATCGAACGAAGCGAGCGCCAACAATGCCCGGACCGTTTCCAGCCCGATCCCCGATCCGGCACCGGTGACCATGATGCTTGCGTGCTTCTCCATCTGGGTGGCGGTAGTTTTGGCCGACCGCCAAAGGAAGCGCAATGCTGCTGGAATCGATTCAAACCGCTTGGATAGGCGGGTCGTTGCAGGATTGGACCCGCGCGGCGGCGTTCGCCGGCGGCGGCTGGATCCTTTGACAGCTCATTTACCGATCGGCTGGAGCCTTCCCGAAGCCCTTGGCCAAGCGGACCAGCACGCCGCTTGATGACCTGCTCGTGGAGCAGTTACGGGCACCAGTTGTTGCATTCATCACGGTGCAGGGCTTCATCGCAGGATTCCAGCAGTTGGTGATCGGTCCAAAGTCAATGCTCTGGGGTGCGCGCGTTTCACACGTTACGGTTGCCATGGCAGCGACTTGGGTCATCGTGCGCATCATGCTCTCGGTGCTTGATGTGTTGATGACAGGGCGGTACGAAGGACAGGATCGGTCCTCTCGGCTCCTGCCTGGCATAAGGGCAGTGGTGCGCGTGCTGATCTGGGGCCTGGGTTCCGTTGTGGCCTTGAACAATGCGGGCTATGATGTGGCGGCCCTGCTCGCTGGCATCGGGATCGGCGGATTGTCCATGGCCCTTGCTGCGCAAGAGACCGTTGCCAACGTGTTCGGCGGCATCACGAACTATGCGGACATGCCCATCAAGTTGGGCGATTGTGTGCGCGTGGATGGGCGCGATGGCCTCGTGCAGGAGATCGGGATTTGGAGCACGCACATACAGGCGCTCGTTGGGCCAATCGTGGTGATCCCCAACAAGAAGTTCACCGAGAGCACGATTGAGAATGTCTCGGATGAATCCTCGCGACGTGCTCTGGTTGAACTGGGCCTGATCTACGAAACAGCGCCTGCCATGATGGAGCGCGCCATGGAAGTGCTGAAGGAGATCGTGATGGCGCATCAGGACATCCTCGAGGAAAGGCGCTTCATCTCCTTCAATGCC
Coding sequences within it:
- a CDS encoding SDR family oxidoreductase, which produces MEKHASIMVTGAGSGIGLETVRALLALASFDVVAVARHGKRRLEQELQAHPGRLHVLELDLLSEDAAERIAASMGDKRLIGLVHNAATLIQAGKGGYDRGSLMDLLALNVSLPLLLTQALKGNLAGDPPAHVVCIGSMGGFQDSVKFPGLAAYSSSKAALACFAQCAAVEFAPLGIRSNCLALGSVDTAMLRAAFPDHRASTSAAEMGRYVAEFTLQGHKLYNGKVLPVAVSTP